A stretch of the Aminipila terrae genome encodes the following:
- a CDS encoding propanediol/glycerol family dehydratase large subunit, producing MKRSKRFEVLAKRPVNQDGFVTEWPEVGLIAMNSPFDPKPSIKVQDGKIVELDGKARADFDMLDTFIADYAIKAANAEKVMAMDSLEIARKLCDINVPRKEILDLTLSMTPAKIVEVVGKMTVLEMMMAVTKMRARLIPSNQCHVTNVKDSFVQIAADAAEAALRGFDEQETTVGVARLAPFNAMGIFIGAQVGRPGILTQCAVEEATELIMGMRGFTTYAETVSVYGTEPVFMDGDDTPYSKTFLASSYASRGLKMRFTSGTGSEVQMGYAEGKSMLYLEARCLYITKGAGVQGIQNGSVSCVGVPGGVPGGIRAILAENLIAMALDLECASSNDQTFTHSDLRRCARSLMQMVPGTDFICSGYSSTPNYDNMFAGSNWDAEDYDDWNIIQRDLKIDGGLQPVNEEEVVAARNKAARVMQGLFRELGLPEVTDEEVECATYAHGSQDMPDRDQAADIKAIEDMMARKITGVDFVKALNGAGFPDVADSIFKMLKQRVAGDYLHTSAILDDKFHVISAVNYPNDYRGPQTGYQISDARWEQIKNIPNAVSPEDVK from the coding sequence ATGAAAAGATCAAAAAGATTTGAAGTATTAGCCAAAAGGCCGGTCAATCAGGATGGTTTTGTAACAGAATGGCCAGAAGTTGGTTTGATTGCAATGAACAGTCCTTTCGATCCTAAACCAAGTATTAAAGTTCAGGATGGAAAAATTGTAGAATTAGACGGAAAAGCAAGAGCTGATTTCGATATGTTGGATACCTTCATAGCAGACTATGCAATAAAAGCTGCAAATGCAGAAAAAGTAATGGCTATGGATTCATTGGAAATAGCAAGAAAATTGTGTGACATTAATGTACCACGAAAAGAAATATTAGATTTAACTTTATCCATGACACCTGCAAAGATTGTTGAAGTGGTTGGCAAAATGACCGTTCTGGAGATGATGATGGCTGTAACCAAAATGAGAGCCAGACTCATTCCGAGCAATCAGTGTCACGTGACAAATGTAAAAGACTCTTTTGTGCAGATTGCTGCAGATGCTGCAGAAGCTGCATTAAGAGGTTTTGACGAGCAGGAAACTACAGTAGGAGTCGCAAGACTTGCTCCGTTTAATGCCATGGGCATCTTTATTGGAGCACAGGTAGGCAGGCCTGGAATTCTTACCCAGTGCGCAGTAGAAGAAGCTACGGAACTGATCATGGGTATGAGAGGTTTTACTACATATGCAGAAACTGTTTCAGTATATGGTACGGAACCAGTATTTATGGATGGAGATGATACTCCGTACTCAAAGACATTTCTGGCATCAAGTTATGCATCAAGAGGTCTGAAAATGCGTTTCACATCCGGCACAGGGTCAGAAGTACAGATGGGATATGCGGAAGGTAAGTCCATGCTTTATTTAGAAGCCCGATGCCTTTATATAACAAAAGGAGCAGGCGTTCAGGGAATCCAGAATGGTTCCGTAAGCTGTGTGGGTGTTCCCGGCGGTGTTCCAGGAGGAATACGGGCTATTTTAGCTGAGAATCTGATCGCTATGGCTCTTGATCTGGAATGTGCGTCATCAAATGACCAGACCTTTACCCATTCAGATTTAAGACGATGTGCCCGATCCCTGATGCAGATGGTTCCGGGAACAGATTTTATCTGTTCCGGTTACAGTTCCACTCCAAACTATGACAATATGTTTGCAGGGTCAAACTGGGATGCTGAAGATTATGACGACTGGAACATTATCCAGAGGGATTTGAAAATTGACGGTGGTCTTCAGCCAGTTAATGAAGAAGAAGTTGTAGCAGCAAGAAATAAGGCAGCAAGAGTTATGCAGGGGCTGTTCAGAGAACTGGGACTTCCTGAAGTAACGGATGAGGAAGTTGAGTGTGCTACTTATGCCCATGGAAGCCAGGATATGCCAGATCGTGATCAGGCCGCAGATATTAAGGCTATTGAAGACATGATGGCAAGGAAAATAACAGGTGTAGATTTTGTCAAGGCACTGAACGGAGCTGGATTCCCAGATGTTGCTGACAGTATATTTAAGATGCTTAAGCAGAGAGTTGCTGGTGACTATTTACATACATCTGCCATTCTGGATGATAAGTTCCATGTTATAAGCGCAGTAAACTATCCTAATGATTATCGTGGGCCACAAACAGGATATCAGATCAGTGATGCCAGATGGGAACAAATTAAAAATATTCCTAATGCTGTCAGTCCAGAAGATGTGAAATAG
- the pduB gene encoding propanediol utilization microcompartment protein PduB: MKDELMSKIVEEVMKKVDTNEMPASGACTAGCCGLTEFVGTAIGHTIGLVIANVDHQIHEKMDIDAKYRSIGIVGGRTGAGPQIFAADEAVKATNSDILKIELPRDTEGGAGHGSLIIFGAEDVSDVRRAVEVCLKDLDRTFGDVYGNAAGHLEFQYTARASYALNKAFGAPIGKSFGITVGAPAAIGVVLADTAVKAATVDVVGYASPANGGTSYSNEVILQFSGDSGAVKQAIIAARDVGMQLLGTLDDGPLNSTTTPYII; encoded by the coding sequence GATGCCAGCTTCAGGTGCTTGTACGGCAGGCTGCTGCGGACTGACAGAATTTGTTGGAACTGCCATTGGACACACCATAGGTTTAGTTATTGCTAATGTGGACCATCAGATTCATGAAAAAATGGACATTGATGCCAAGTACCGTTCAATTGGTATTGTAGGGGGAAGAACAGGAGCAGGCCCCCAGATCTTTGCTGCAGACGAGGCTGTTAAAGCTACAAACAGTGATATTTTAAAAATTGAGCTTCCAAGAGATACGGAGGGCGGCGCAGGACACGGTTCACTGATTATCTTTGGAGCTGAAGATGTATCTGATGTAAGAAGAGCTGTTGAAGTGTGTCTGAAAGATCTGGACAGAACTTTTGGCGATGTATATGGTAATGCAGCAGGCCATCTTGAATTCCAGTATACAGCCAGAGCAAGCTACGCTTTAAATAAAGCATTTGGAGCGCCAATTGGAAAATCATTTGGTATTACGGTGGGGGCACCGGCAGCCATAGGTGTGGTACTTGCAGATACAGCAGTTAAAGCGGCAACTGTTGATGTAGTTGGATATGCCAGTCCTGCTAATGGGGGCACCAGCTATTCAAATGAAGTTATTTTACAGTTCTCAGGAGATTCCGGTGCTGTGAAGCAGGCAATTATTGCAGCCAGAGATGTAGGTATGCAGTTACTTGGGACTTTAGATGATGGACCATTAAATTCAACAACAACACCATACATCATATAA